A stretch of the Polluticoccus soli genome encodes the following:
- the fusA gene encoding elongation factor G: MADLRLQRNFGIAAHIDAGKTTTTERILYYTGVNHKIGEVHEGAATMDWMAQEQERGITITSAATTCFWNFPTVQGKPLPTSKKYKFNIIDTPGHVDFTVEVERSMRVLDGLVALFSAVDGVEPQSETVWRQANRYRVPRIGFVNKMDRIGADFLMVVQQVRDMLGAKSVPLQLPIGAEDNFKGVVDLITMKAIVWDDATQGMTYTESEIPADMLEEANHWRAQLVEAVAEYDDQLMEKFFEDPNSISEDEIHEAVRKATIDLSIIPMLCGSSYKNKGVQKMLDCVIRYLPSPVDIEAIKGTDPDSGEEIVRKPDAKEPFAALAFKIMTDPFVGRLAFFRAYSGHLDAGSYVLNVRSGKNERISRIMQMHANKQTPIDFIEAGDIGAAVGFKDIKTGDTLCDEKNPIVLENMFIPEPVIAIAIEPKTQADVDKMGMAIAKLVEEDPTLRVNTDEDTGQTILKGMGELHLEIIVDRMKREFKVEINQGAPQVAYKEAFTTKIEHREVFKKQTGGRGKFADIQFEIGPADEEFLKEGKGNFQFVNDIFGGSIPREFVPAIQKGFEASMTTGALAGFPVESMKIRVFDGSFHAVDSDAMSFELCAKSGFREAGKKAKPVILEPIMKVEVTTPDQYMGDVTGDLNRRRAMLEGMDSRNNLQVIKAKVPLSEMFGYVTQLRSLSSGRATSVMEFSHYAPAPRNIEEEVVAKAKGKKVSAE; this comes from the coding sequence ATGGCAGACTTACGCTTACAGCGCAACTTTGGTATTGCAGCGCACATCGATGCCGGTAAGACCACTACCACAGAACGTATTCTTTATTACACCGGTGTAAACCACAAGATCGGTGAGGTGCACGAAGGTGCGGCTACAATGGACTGGATGGCGCAGGAGCAAGAGCGCGGTATCACGATCACTTCGGCTGCTACAACGTGCTTTTGGAACTTCCCGACAGTTCAGGGTAAGCCTTTGCCAACTTCTAAAAAATACAAATTCAATATCATCGATACTCCGGGCCACGTGGACTTTACCGTTGAGGTAGAGCGTTCTATGCGTGTACTGGATGGTCTGGTAGCCCTGTTCTCTGCGGTTGACGGCGTTGAGCCTCAGTCTGAAACAGTATGGCGCCAGGCAAACCGCTACCGTGTACCGCGTATCGGTTTCGTAAATAAAATGGACCGTATCGGTGCTGACTTCCTGATGGTGGTTCAGCAGGTGCGCGATATGCTGGGTGCAAAATCTGTACCGCTGCAGCTGCCTATCGGTGCTGAAGACAACTTCAAAGGTGTAGTTGATCTGATCACGATGAAAGCGATCGTATGGGATGATGCTACTCAGGGTATGACCTACACTGAAAGCGAAATTCCTGCTGATATGCTGGAAGAAGCTAACCACTGGCGCGCTCAGCTGGTAGAAGCAGTAGCTGAATATGATGATCAGCTGATGGAAAAATTCTTCGAAGATCCTAACAGCATCTCAGAAGACGAGATCCACGAAGCAGTTCGTAAAGCAACTATCGACCTGAGCATTATCCCAATGCTTTGCGGTTCTTCTTACAAAAACAAAGGCGTGCAGAAAATGCTGGATTGCGTGATCCGCTACCTGCCTAGCCCTGTAGATATCGAAGCGATCAAAGGTACTGACCCGGATTCAGGCGAAGAGATTGTTCGTAAACCAGATGCTAAAGAACCATTTGCTGCCCTGGCGTTCAAGATCATGACCGATCCTTTCGTAGGCCGCCTGGCGTTCTTCCGCGCTTACTCTGGTCACCTGGATGCAGGTTCTTACGTTCTGAACGTACGTTCTGGTAAGAACGAGCGTATCAGCCGTATCATGCAGATGCACGCTAACAAACAAACTCCGATCGATTTCATCGAAGCTGGTGATATCGGTGCGGCAGTAGGTTTCAAAGACATCAAAACCGGTGATACCCTGTGCGATGAGAAAAATCCGATCGTTCTGGAGAACATGTTCATTCCAGAGCCGGTAATCGCTATCGCGATCGAGCCTAAAACACAGGCCGACGTTGATAAAATGGGTATGGCTATCGCTAAACTGGTAGAAGAAGATCCTACACTGCGTGTTAATACAGACGAAGATACAGGCCAAACCATCCTGAAAGGTATGGGTGAGCTTCACCTGGAGATCATCGTTGACCGTATGAAACGTGAGTTCAAAGTTGAGATCAACCAGGGTGCTCCTCAGGTTGCTTACAAAGAAGCATTTACTACTAAGATTGAGCACCGTGAAGTGTTCAAGAAACAAACAGGTGGTCGCGGTAAGTTCGCTGATATCCAATTCGAGATCGGCCCTGCTGACGAAGAATTCCTGAAAGAAGGTAAAGGTAACTTCCAGTTTGTGAACGATATCTTCGGTGGTTCTATCCCTCGTGAGTTCGTTCCTGCTATCCAGAAAGGTTTCGAAGCTTCTATGACTACAGGTGCCCTTGCTGGTTTCCCTGTTGAGAGCATGAAGATCCGCGTATTCGACGGTTCTTTCCACGCGGTGGACTCTGATGCTATGTCATTCGAGCTTTGCGCTAAATCTGGCTTCCGTGAAGCTGGTAAGAAAGCAAAACCTGTTATCCTTGAGCCAATCATGAAAGTAGAGGTTACTACTCCTGATCAGTACATGGGTGATGTTACAGGTGACCTGAACCGCCGTCGCGCGATGCTGGAAGGTATGGACAGCCGTAACAACCTGCAGGTTATCAAAGCTAAAGTACCTCTGAGCGAAATGTTCGGTTACGTAACTCAGCTGCGTTCACTGTCTTCTGGCCGTGCAACATCAGTAATGGAGTTCAGCCACTACGCACCAGCTCCTCGTAACATTGAGGAAGAAGTAGTAGCTAAAGCTAAAGGCAAAAAAGTAAGTGCTGAGTAA
- a CDS encoding trypsin-like peptidase domain-containing protein: MKSRLIPVIFTAALTSVTTMFIAGKYQEHLPFLTTAEKQAQLPVNYASYNNTAMVRSTPPADFQDAAEASVKAVVHVKTTTKARAVTAYDPNDFFGQFFGPRQYMLPQQIGSGSGVVVSPNGYIATNNHVVAGADEVTVTFNDRYTAQAKVVASDPSTDLAVLKVNENNLPYMEIGNSDDVRLGQWVLAVGYPLTLDATVTAGIVSAKGRAIGINRSQSKNAIESFIQTDAAVNPGNSGGALVNTDGQLIGINSAIASPTGSYAGYSYAIPSNIVKKVVNDLMQYGSVQRAYLGIEYRDRKGYKPEQLTALGIDKTDGVYVEGVVSNSGAAKAGIQKGDFITAINGNAIRTEPEMQEQLARYKPGDNISVSYLRSGNTRNTTVQLRNVQGTTEIVKQPGAVKLLGANFRTLNNDEKKKYDVSGGVVVEDISTGLISQQTNMKKGFVITSVNDKAVSTVEDIQNVLASSKSIQIAGFMPGSRGMYYYGINNVDEAVAGQQ; the protein is encoded by the coding sequence ATGAAATCCAGATTAATTCCAGTCATTTTTACAGCTGCGCTCACATCCGTAACGACCATGTTCATTGCGGGCAAATACCAGGAGCATTTGCCTTTTTTAACCACTGCGGAAAAGCAGGCTCAATTGCCTGTGAACTATGCGAGTTACAACAATACCGCGATGGTGCGCAGTACTCCGCCCGCCGATTTCCAGGATGCAGCTGAAGCCTCTGTAAAAGCAGTAGTACATGTTAAAACAACAACAAAAGCACGAGCGGTAACCGCTTACGATCCAAATGATTTTTTTGGGCAGTTTTTCGGTCCGCGCCAATACATGCTGCCACAGCAGATCGGCTCGGGTTCCGGTGTTGTCGTATCGCCCAACGGGTATATCGCCACCAACAATCACGTGGTAGCGGGTGCCGACGAAGTAACCGTGACATTTAATGATCGCTATACAGCACAAGCCAAAGTTGTGGCAAGTGACCCCTCGACCGACCTGGCAGTGCTGAAGGTGAACGAAAACAACTTGCCCTATATGGAGATAGGAAACTCCGATGATGTCCGTTTGGGACAATGGGTATTGGCCGTTGGGTATCCACTAACCCTGGATGCCACCGTGACAGCAGGTATCGTTAGTGCTAAAGGACGCGCGATAGGCATAAACCGCAGCCAATCAAAGAATGCTATTGAGTCGTTTATACAGACTGACGCGGCTGTAAATCCCGGTAACAGTGGTGGTGCGCTGGTAAATACCGACGGCCAGCTAATAGGCATCAATTCTGCCATTGCGTCACCTACGGGATCCTACGCGGGATATTCCTACGCAATCCCATCCAACATTGTAAAAAAAGTTGTGAATGACCTGATGCAATATGGCTCTGTGCAGCGCGCCTATCTTGGTATCGAGTATCGCGACCGCAAAGGTTACAAGCCGGAACAATTGACGGCCTTGGGAATAGACAAAACGGATGGCGTGTACGTGGAAGGCGTTGTATCAAATAGCGGCGCTGCAAAGGCAGGTATCCAAAAGGGAGATTTTATCACCGCCATTAACGGTAATGCTATACGCACCGAGCCGGAAATGCAAGAACAACTGGCACGGTATAAGCCAGGAGACAATATTAGCGTAAGCTATCTCCGTAGCGGCAACACCCGTAATACTACTGTTCAGCTACGGAACGTGCAGGGTACGACAGAAATTGTCAAGCAACCAGGTGCGGTAAAACTCCTTGGAGCTAACTTTCGGACGTTGAACAATGACGAAAAGAAAAAATATGACGTGTCTGGCGGTGTGGTTGTTGAAGACATCAGCACCGGGCTGATCTCACAGCAGACAAATATGAAAAAAGGCTTTGTGATCACCAGCGTGAATGATAAAGCAGTAAGCACTGTTGAAGACATTCAAAATGTTTTGGCCTCCAGCAAGTCAATCCAGATAGCCGGATTTATGCCCGGTTCGCGGGGAATGTACTACTATGGCATCAACAACGTAGACGAAGCCGTGGCTGGACAACAGTAA
- a CDS encoding beta-ketoacyl-ACP synthase III — translation MRPVYITRLSKFFPNDPVANDEMESVLGMVNDKPSKARAIVLRNNGIKTRYYAYKDGVRTHTNAQIATNAIKGLFDEKLPASKLQVLAVGTTSPEQILPSQAAMIHGELRLPRLELISAQGACCSSMQALKYAYMSVASGLNDTAAACGTERFSAYLQASRFQPEADNMSKLTDNPILAFEKDFLRWMLSDGAGAALLQPEPNKNELSLKIEWLEITSFADELETCMYAGGVKAEDKSLTGWNDMEINNWTNDSVFSLKQDTRLLGENIVPKGGVYLAELMQKHNLTVDDVDHYLPHMSSEYFKNQIIEHHKRIGMDIPMEKWFYNLTKVGNVGSASPYLMLEELYHSGKLKKGERILVMVPESARFTYAYLYLTVV, via the coding sequence GTGAGACCTGTTTATATTACGCGCCTGTCAAAGTTTTTTCCGAACGACCCGGTTGCAAATGACGAAATGGAAAGTGTGTTAGGAATGGTGAACGACAAACCTTCGAAAGCACGCGCTATTGTATTACGCAATAATGGCATCAAAACCCGGTACTACGCCTATAAAGACGGCGTTCGCACGCATACTAATGCCCAGATAGCTACTAATGCCATCAAAGGTTTGTTTGACGAAAAATTACCTGCCAGCAAATTGCAGGTGCTTGCGGTCGGCACTACCTCTCCCGAGCAGATATTGCCATCGCAGGCTGCCATGATACATGGCGAGCTTAGATTGCCAAGACTCGAGCTAATATCAGCCCAAGGTGCTTGTTGCAGTAGTATGCAAGCGTTGAAATACGCCTACATGTCGGTAGCGAGCGGCCTGAACGATACAGCTGCAGCTTGCGGTACAGAACGTTTCTCGGCCTACCTTCAGGCTTCACGCTTTCAGCCTGAAGCGGATAATATGAGCAAGTTGACAGACAACCCGATACTTGCATTTGAGAAGGACTTTCTACGTTGGATGCTTAGCGACGGCGCCGGTGCTGCGCTATTGCAACCTGAGCCCAATAAAAACGAATTGTCTTTGAAGATCGAATGGCTGGAGATCACATCCTTTGCCGACGAATTAGAAACCTGTATGTATGCCGGCGGGGTAAAGGCGGAAGATAAATCACTTACCGGTTGGAATGATATGGAGATCAACAATTGGACGAACGACAGTGTGTTTTCGCTAAAGCAGGACACAAGACTTCTTGGCGAAAATATCGTTCCTAAAGGTGGTGTTTACCTGGCCGAATTAATGCAAAAGCACAATCTGACTGTGGACGACGTAGATCACTACCTGCCCCATATGTCGAGCGAGTATTTCAAAAACCAGATCATTGAGCACCACAAGCGCATTGGGATGGACATACCCATGGAAAAATGGTTTTATAACCTAACCAAAGTGGGCAATGTAGGGAGCGCCTCTCCGTACCTAATGCTGGAAGAACTATACCACAGTGGGAAGCTGAAAAAAGGCGAACGCATATTGGTTATGGTACCGGAAAGCGCCCGCTTCACCTACGCATATCTTTATCTTACGGTAGTTTAA
- a CDS encoding isoaspartyl peptidase/L-asparaginase family protein, protein MPITLAIHGGAGNITPAMMNKQQEAEYDAGLKAALDAGYDVLKGGGNAMDAVVAAIAVLENNPIFNAGRGSVFTKKGLHEMDAAIMDGRNLAAGAVAGVRNIKNPIKLAKDVLEHSGHVLLSGSGAAEFALSRGLEMATDDYFFNKLRYDQWVKIRDSDFTQLDHEGDNLKGAATNPDYKFGTVGAVACDEQGNLAAGTSTGGMTNKRYGRVGDSPIVGAGTYANNNTCAISCTGHGEFFLRAVVAHDVACLIEYKGLTLQQACDTVIKDKLVKMGGEGGLIAVNAGGDHCFSFNSAGMYRAVRDSKGYEEIAYYG, encoded by the coding sequence ATGCCCATTACATTAGCTATACATGGCGGCGCAGGAAATATCACGCCTGCTATGATGAATAAACAACAGGAAGCAGAATATGATGCAGGATTGAAGGCAGCTTTGGATGCTGGCTATGATGTACTCAAGGGTGGTGGCAATGCCATGGATGCTGTCGTTGCCGCAATCGCTGTACTGGAAAACAATCCCATTTTCAACGCGGGCAGAGGTTCTGTATTTACCAAGAAAGGATTGCATGAAATGGATGCCGCAATAATGGACGGCAGAAACCTGGCTGCTGGCGCGGTAGCAGGTGTTCGTAACATTAAAAACCCTATTAAGCTCGCAAAAGACGTGCTGGAGCATTCTGGCCACGTTTTACTGAGTGGTAGTGGCGCTGCCGAGTTTGCATTGTCTCGCGGGCTCGAAATGGCGACTGATGATTATTTCTTTAATAAACTGAGGTATGATCAGTGGGTAAAGATCCGCGACAGCGATTTCACTCAACTCGATCATGAAGGTGATAACCTGAAAGGAGCTGCTACTAATCCGGATTACAAATTTGGTACGGTAGGTGCTGTAGCCTGCGATGAACAAGGTAATCTTGCTGCGGGTACATCTACGGGCGGCATGACCAACAAGCGCTATGGTCGCGTAGGCGATAGCCCGATAGTTGGAGCCGGAACATATGCTAATAACAATACCTGTGCCATTTCATGTACTGGTCATGGCGAATTCTTTTTGCGTGCAGTCGTTGCACACGATGTGGCTTGCCTGATTGAGTATAAAGGATTAACACTGCAACAGGCTTGTGATACAGTCATAAAGGACAAATTAGTGAAAATGGGTGGAGAAGGCGGACTGATAGCGGTTAATGCCGGAGGCGATCATTGCTTCAGCTTCAATTCAGCCGGTATGTACCGGGCTGTAAGAGATAGTAAAGGTTATGAAGAAATAGCTTATTACGGATAG
- a CDS encoding phosphoribosyltransferase family protein produces MSKQRVLILDKERISWKLQRMAYEVLEHNSQETAITLVGIQGTGLAVAKSLAEKLKEISKLKVEVLPIQMNKKQPLKEEITINGELAGKTVLLVDDVANSGKTLLYALKPMLEFETKKIMIAVLVDRRHKSYPISPDIVGYSIATTLQEHIEVETDGDTISAAYLQ; encoded by the coding sequence ATGAGCAAACAACGCGTACTGATACTTGATAAGGAGCGAATAAGCTGGAAATTGCAGCGCATGGCTTACGAGGTATTGGAGCACAATAGCCAGGAAACAGCTATTACTCTTGTTGGTATACAAGGTACAGGACTTGCTGTGGCAAAAAGCCTTGCAGAAAAGCTTAAGGAGATCAGCAAGCTGAAAGTTGAGGTACTGCCTATACAGATGAACAAGAAACAACCATTGAAAGAAGAAATTACCATCAATGGTGAATTGGCTGGCAAAACAGTACTGCTGGTTGACGATGTAGCTAACTCTGGTAAAACTCTGCTTTACGCATTGAAGCCAATGCTTGAATTTGAAACCAAAAAGATAATGATCGCCGTTTTGGTTGATCGCAGACATAAATCTTATCCTATCTCTCCTGATATTGTTGGCTATTCAATCGCCACGACTTTACAGGAACATATTGAAGTAGAAACTGATGGCGATACCATATCAGCTGCTTATTTACAATAA
- a CDS encoding ABC transporter permease: protein MNSTAQIIGTSITQAFLELRANKLRTFLSLLGITIGIFCIIGVLTVLDSMERNLRTSMAALGDDVLYINRQPWMPEQGEEYKWWEYLQRKPLSEMELRAIEHNASGVRYLAIYDRSRVTVKYMDQEAEEITGFAVSQDFERIQNIEVENGRYFSTAELAGGNNVVLVGRELYKTLFTGDAIDKTISFLGKKFTVVGVLKKSGQNMAGFNFDNAVVYPYNAAKALTNLSSMDWGNDPMIMVKAKEGVNVEDMKYQVEGILRAVRRVKPGEKNNFSINQLSQVSKQMDMIFSSVNVVGSIIGGFSLIVGAFGIANIMFVTVKERTKVIGLKKAIGARRGSILSEFLVEAITLCIMGGLIGIVIVLLMSLGLTYGADFPVTLSFKNFFVGIGISAGVGILAGYIPARSAAQLDPVVAIRSN, encoded by the coding sequence ATGAACAGCACCGCGCAGATCATCGGCACTTCCATCACCCAGGCTTTTTTGGAGCTTCGGGCAAACAAGCTGCGCACATTCTTGTCTCTGTTAGGCATCACTATCGGCATTTTTTGTATTATTGGTGTGCTTACTGTGCTCGACAGTATGGAGCGCAACCTGCGTACTTCTATGGCTGCACTCGGCGACGACGTCTTGTACATCAACCGCCAGCCGTGGATGCCTGAACAGGGCGAAGAATACAAATGGTGGGAATATCTTCAGCGTAAGCCACTGTCAGAGATGGAGCTTCGTGCTATAGAGCATAACGCCAGCGGTGTTCGCTACCTCGCAATTTATGACCGAAGCAGGGTGACCGTAAAGTACATGGACCAGGAAGCAGAGGAAATAACCGGTTTTGCGGTTTCGCAGGACTTTGAGAGGATTCAAAATATTGAAGTGGAGAATGGACGGTATTTTTCAACTGCTGAACTGGCTGGCGGTAACAATGTTGTTTTGGTCGGCCGAGAGTTGTATAAAACGCTGTTTACCGGCGATGCAATTGATAAAACTATCAGTTTTCTTGGAAAGAAGTTTACCGTTGTCGGAGTGTTGAAAAAATCCGGGCAAAACATGGCCGGGTTTAATTTCGACAATGCAGTTGTCTATCCTTACAATGCAGCTAAGGCGCTCACAAATCTTTCGTCAATGGACTGGGGCAATGACCCGATGATCATGGTAAAGGCAAAAGAAGGTGTAAATGTGGAGGATATGAAATACCAGGTGGAAGGGATTCTCCGCGCTGTACGTAGAGTAAAACCCGGGGAGAAGAATAATTTCTCGATCAACCAGCTAAGTCAGGTATCGAAGCAGATGGATATGATATTTTCTTCTGTGAATGTGGTTGGTTCCATTATTGGTGGTTTTTCGCTGATAGTGGGAGCTTTTGGTATCGCCAATATCATGTTTGTGACGGTAAAAGAGCGCACCAAGGTGATAGGTCTCAAAAAAGCTATTGGTGCACGCCGAGGCAGCATACTTTCCGAGTTCCTGGTAGAGGCCATTACGCTTTGTATTATGGGGGGACTGATAGGTATTGTAATAGTCTTGCTAATGAGTCTTGGGCTGACGTACGGAGCAGATTTTCCTGTAACACTTTCCTTCAAAAATTTCTTTGTAGGCATCGGTATTTCTGCCGGTGTAGGTATATTAGCGGGATATATACCAGCACGGTCAGCCGCACAGCTGGATCCCGTGGTAGCTATACGGTCAAACTAA
- a CDS encoding MFS transporter → MGPLLSFLVKNKTLNYPLFRKYLMLRFSMIMSLNMQMTIVSYMVYQLTHDELSLGLLGLWEVIPAFGFSLVSGPYTDHREKRTLLLQCVAGYLLLSAFYVMLALPDFQKSIGTNTTVWLIYGGVFIGGMLRAFLSPSNFALMGLIVPKRLYANATTWSSTAWQFGAVIGPLLGGSLLALSGFTWSLASVVGIQLIGLAAIMTIPRLPLMMKGKEPIIQSLKSGLKFVFNTQVILAALSLDMFAVLFGGAVALLPVYADDILKVGEAGYGLLRAAPGIGAIICLFILSFVPLKTKAGAKLLSSIALFGITTIIFGVSGEIASIAPLPWLSEIFGFNISWAFLLAFFMLLLGGLFDSVSVIIRGTILQLYTPDHMRGRVASVNTMFISSSNELGALESGFTAKWMGTVPAVVFGGIMTLVVVGVTYIKAPLLSSMKLDPNEKDKT, encoded by the coding sequence TTGGGTCCTCTATTATCATTCTTAGTCAAAAACAAAACACTCAACTACCCTCTTTTCAGGAAATACCTGATGCTGCGGTTTTCCATGATCATGTCGCTGAACATGCAGATGACCATCGTCAGCTATATGGTATACCAACTGACTCACGATGAGCTCTCATTGGGTTTACTAGGTCTTTGGGAGGTAATACCGGCTTTCGGTTTTTCACTAGTGTCTGGCCCTTACACCGACCACCGTGAAAAGCGGACGCTGCTCCTACAATGCGTTGCTGGATATTTACTGCTATCTGCATTTTATGTAATGCTGGCATTACCTGACTTTCAAAAAAGTATTGGTACGAATACTACGGTTTGGCTTATATACGGAGGGGTATTCATTGGAGGGATGTTGCGTGCCTTTCTTAGCCCATCAAATTTTGCATTGATGGGTTTGATCGTTCCCAAAAGACTATACGCCAATGCAACAACCTGGAGCAGTACAGCCTGGCAGTTTGGTGCGGTGATCGGCCCGTTGCTGGGCGGCAGTTTGCTGGCCTTGAGCGGTTTTACCTGGAGCTTAGCAAGCGTAGTAGGGATTCAGCTTATCGGACTGGCAGCTATAATGACCATACCGCGACTGCCACTGATGATGAAAGGAAAAGAGCCCATCATTCAAAGCTTGAAGAGCGGATTAAAATTCGTATTCAATACACAGGTGATTCTTGCGGCCTTGTCGTTAGATATGTTTGCTGTGCTCTTCGGCGGGGCTGTGGCGCTATTGCCTGTCTATGCCGACGATATACTAAAAGTCGGCGAGGCCGGTTATGGGTTGCTAAGAGCTGCACCCGGCATCGGAGCCATTATCTGCCTGTTTATTCTGTCGTTTGTGCCGCTAAAGACAAAGGCCGGTGCCAAACTGCTGAGCAGCATCGCGCTCTTCGGCATTACCACTATAATATTTGGTGTATCGGGGGAGATTGCGAGTATTGCCCCATTGCCATGGCTTTCAGAAATATTCGGTTTTAATATCTCCTGGGCGTTTCTACTAGCTTTCTTTATGCTATTGCTGGGTGGATTGTTTGACTCGGTAAGCGTTATTATCAGGGGAACCATCCTCCAACTCTATACCCCAGATCACATGCGCGGAAGAGTTGCATCAGTAAACACGATGTTCATCAGCTCATCTAATGAGCTTGGTGCCTTGGAAAGCGGTTTTACGGCCAAATGGATGGGCACAGTACCAGCCGTAGTTTTTGGCGGAATAATGACGCTTGTTGTTGTGGGAGTGACCTACATCAAAGCACCGCTATTGAGCTCCATGAAGCTTGATCCTAACGAGAAGGATAAAACATAA
- a CDS encoding DMT family protein, with product MRTILCLLISNCFMTYAWYGHLKKVDSMPLIKLIFISWGIAFFEYMFMVPANNKFGIQEGFSPFQLKTIQEIISLLVFAVFAVLFLNEPVKWNYIAAFVCILGAVLFMFYPSR from the coding sequence ATGCGCACAATTTTATGTCTGCTGATTTCCAATTGTTTCATGACTTACGCATGGTATGGGCATCTGAAGAAGGTGGACTCGATGCCGCTTATCAAACTCATATTTATCAGTTGGGGAATCGCGTTTTTTGAGTACATGTTCATGGTGCCAGCAAACAACAAATTCGGCATCCAGGAAGGTTTTAGCCCGTTTCAGCTAAAGACTATCCAGGAGATCATCTCGCTGTTAGTGTTTGCAGTATTTGCCGTGCTGTTCCTCAACGAGCCAGTTAAGTGGAATTATATTGCTGCTTTTGTATGCATTCTGGGAGCCGTACTATTTATGTTTTATCCTTCTCGTTAG